A portion of the Novosphingobium sp. KA1 genome contains these proteins:
- a CDS encoding NRDE family protein produces MCVAALAWKAHPDWPLVVIGNRDEFHARASAPLARWDDGSGIVAGRDLVGHGTWMGLSEAGRFALVTNYRVPEGAQPGRPSRGILVTDLLQGRTPEPVATMNPFNLVDVAGSEARFLTNHPRTESRPLAPGIHGLSNGGFDVPWPKTRAVQTALAAWLSSGGQDFAALFAALRSERPDRRIARPQDGPEPRFAPVFIRDFVYGTRCSTVLALSAGGQGRIVERSFAPDGSVTGEVALSFAWPGPLPATNLQIA; encoded by the coding sequence ATGTGTGTCGCCGCTCTTGCCTGGAAGGCGCATCCCGACTGGCCACTGGTGGTCATCGGCAACCGGGACGAGTTCCACGCCCGCGCCAGCGCCCCGCTGGCGCGCTGGGACGATGGCTCGGGCATCGTCGCCGGGCGGGACCTCGTCGGCCACGGCACCTGGATGGGGCTGAGCGAGGCGGGCCGCTTTGCCCTCGTCACCAATTACCGGGTGCCCGAAGGCGCGCAGCCCGGACGTCCTTCGCGGGGCATTCTGGTCACCGACCTGCTGCAGGGCCGCACACCCGAGCCGGTGGCGACGATGAACCCGTTCAACCTCGTCGACGTGGCAGGCAGCGAGGCGCGCTTCCTCACCAATCATCCCAGGACCGAATCGCGCCCCCTCGCCCCCGGCATCCACGGCCTCTCGAACGGCGGCTTCGACGTGCCCTGGCCCAAGACCCGCGCGGTCCAGACGGCCCTGGCCGCGTGGCTGTCCAGCGGCGGACAGGACTTCGCGGCGCTGTTCGCCGCCCTGCGTTCGGAGCGCCCGGATCGCCGCATCGCCCGCCCGCAGGACGGGCCGGAGCCGCGCTTTGCCCCGGTCTTCATCCGCGATTTCGTCTACGGCACCCGGTGCAGCACGGTGCTGGCCTTGTCTGCCGGTGGACAAGGCCGGATCGTCGAGCGCAGCTTCGCCCCGGACGGCAGCGTGACCGGCGAAGTGGCGCTATCCTTCGCATGGCCCGGCCCGCTCCCGGCCACAAACCTACAAATCGCCTAG
- a CDS encoding endonuclease/exonuclease/phosphatase family protein, giving the protein MPGLARLSLLPLLLATGCSTLPPPVAHVPCAQTLPPHLSRSPDGAFASTHITVLTYNIEGLGWPARTGRRPFLERIGRRLSAMREAGSGPDIVLFQEMFSDAAKRAVAATGYPAITSGPRRTTGARGSTRRFLPGRSSLKRGEIGIHLYGSGLAIASRWPIVNYSRRAYGRRSCAGFDCLSNKGIAMARIAIPGVPTPIDVYDTHMNSRGASGAPAARNLAAHDRQAQEASRFIDETHDDGLPLVFGGDFNMRRSEPRWENFSRYQSLGLVHRICASPDSGCEVKMSWDGDEPWMDTQDLQFLWSGDAVKIRPVRVEALFDGSPDSPVLSDHDGFMVTYELRWKAALTRSPACPVPAASPATG; this is encoded by the coding sequence ATGCCCGGTCTCGCCCGCCTCTCCCTTCTCCCCCTGCTGCTGGCGACGGGCTGCTCCACCCTGCCGCCGCCCGTGGCCCACGTGCCTTGCGCGCAGACCCTGCCCCCGCACTTGTCCCGATCGCCGGACGGCGCCTTCGCCTCGACCCACATCACCGTGCTGACCTACAATATCGAGGGCCTCGGCTGGCCCGCCCGCACCGGCAGGCGCCCCTTCCTCGAACGGATCGGCCGCCGCCTCTCCGCCATGCGCGAGGCCGGGAGCGGCCCCGACATCGTGCTGTTCCAGGAAATGTTCAGCGATGCCGCCAAGCGCGCGGTCGCGGCCACGGGCTATCCGGCGATCACGTCCGGCCCGCGCCGCACCACCGGCGCGCGGGGATCGACCCGCAGGTTCCTGCCCGGCCGCTCCAGCCTGAAGCGCGGCGAGATCGGCATCCACCTCTATGGCAGCGGGCTGGCGATCGCCTCGCGCTGGCCCATCGTCAACTACAGCCGCCGCGCCTATGGCCGCCGTTCCTGCGCGGGGTTCGACTGCCTGTCCAACAAGGGCATCGCCATGGCCCGCATCGCCATTCCCGGCGTGCCCACGCCGATCGACGTCTACGACACCCACATGAACTCGCGCGGGGCCTCGGGGGCGCCGGCCGCGCGCAACCTTGCCGCGCATGACCGGCAGGCGCAGGAAGCCTCGCGCTTCATCGACGAGACCCACGACGACGGCCTGCCGCTGGTGTTCGGCGGCGATTTCAACATGCGCCGCTCCGAGCCGCGCTGGGAGAACTTTTCCCGCTACCAGTCGCTCGGCCTTGTCCACCGCATCTGCGCGTCGCCCGATTCGGGCTGCGAGGTGAAGATGTCATGGGACGGCGACGAGCCCTGGATGGATACGCAGGACCTCCAGTTCCTCTGGAGCGGCGATGCGGTGAAGATCCGCCCGGTCAGGGTGGAAGCCCTGTTCGACGGCAGCCCGGACAGTCCGGTGCTGTCCGACCACGACGGGTTCATGGTGACCTACGAACTGCGCTGGAAGGCCGCGCTGACCCGCAGCCCCGCCTGCCCGGTGCCGGCGGCATCACCGGCTACGGGTTGA
- a CDS encoding phospholipase A, whose product MTGSPRFLPALALPIILSGTAIPQAVRAQSALPATIEVLIGHAETDSEGGALLDVRLLNTGAAAAEASLPAVVEARVTRPGAFGEGRTVTLQREASAPASVAVAPGRFATVRYRLAGGNLAESAQLSVPGWGGQAVSLAVQSPAPNPAPNPAPNPAPEGGPPWHPGPHVALAAPPPTPPPSDRTVGNAYIGNLSAYEPTYAVYGPGTNSDARLQLSFKYQLFGSRAHEGGRALADGLYFAYTQRMFWDLGANSSPFRNIDFQPEAFYVSAPKVLSDKATLSAQVGVRHESNGRDGDDSRSMNTIYLAPMAAFTLADDLRLTVQPRVWLFVGDLSDNPDIRRYRGNSGISFQIGRENGWRFSSLSRFSFSSGKGSTSGELSYPLRRLLGGGPDFYLFGQGFVGYGENLLDYNRRTTRLRLGVALVR is encoded by the coding sequence ATGACTGGTTCACCTCGCTTCCTCCCGGCCTTGGCCCTGCCCATCATTCTGTCCGGCACCGCAATCCCCCAGGCAGTGCGGGCTCAGTCGGCGCTTCCCGCCACGATCGAAGTGCTGATCGGCCATGCCGAGACCGACAGCGAGGGCGGCGCCCTGCTCGACGTGCGGCTGCTCAACACCGGCGCGGCCGCGGCCGAGGCCAGCCTGCCCGCGGTGGTCGAGGCGCGGGTGACGCGGCCCGGCGCCTTCGGGGAAGGCCGCACCGTCACCTTGCAGCGCGAGGCATCGGCGCCGGCATCGGTGGCGGTCGCCCCCGGCCGCTTCGCCACCGTCCGGTACCGGTTGGCCGGCGGCAACCTTGCGGAAAGCGCCCAGCTCTCGGTGCCCGGCTGGGGCGGACAGGCCGTATCGCTCGCGGTGCAATCTCCCGCCCCGAATCCGGCCCCGAACCCGGCCCCGAATCCGGCCCCTGAAGGCGGCCCGCCCTGGCACCCCGGCCCGCATGTGGCGCTCGCCGCTCCTCCGCCGACGCCGCCGCCCAGCGACCGCACGGTCGGCAACGCCTATATCGGCAACCTTTCCGCCTACGAGCCGACGTATGCGGTCTATGGCCCCGGCACCAACAGCGACGCACGCCTGCAGCTCAGCTTCAAGTACCAGCTGTTCGGCAGCCGCGCCCACGAAGGGGGCCGCGCGCTCGCCGACGGGCTCTACTTTGCCTATACCCAGCGCATGTTCTGGGATCTGGGCGCCAATTCCTCGCCCTTCCGCAACATCGATTTCCAGCCCGAAGCCTTCTACGTCTCCGCGCCCAAGGTGCTTTCCGACAAGGCCACGCTGAGCGCCCAGGTCGGCGTGCGCCACGAATCGAACGGCCGCGACGGCGACGATTCGCGCAGCATGAACACCATCTACCTCGCGCCGATGGCCGCGTTCACGCTGGCCGACGACTTGCGCCTGACCGTGCAGCCGCGCGTCTGGCTGTTCGTCGGCGATCTTTCCGACAACCCGGACATCCGGCGCTACCGCGGCAACAGCGGCATCTCGTTCCAGATCGGTCGGGAGAACGGCTGGCGTTTCTCCTCGCTCTCCCGCTTCAGCTTCTCCAGCGGCAAGGGATCGACCAGCGGGGAACTCTCCTACCCGCTGCGCCGCCTGCTCGGCGGCGGGCCGGACTTCTATCTCTTCGGCCAGGGCTTTGTCGGCTACGGCGAGAACCTGCTCGACTACAACCGCCGCACCACCCGCCTGCGCCTCGGGGTGGCGCTGGTACGCTAG
- the purB gene encoding adenylosuccinate lyase translates to MVPRYARPTMTAIWEPEARYRIWFEIEAHAAVKMGEMGTVPASAGQALWDWWGTNPRIDVAAIDAIEAVTKHDVIAFLDWVAQQVGPEARFMHQGMTSSDVLDTTLNVQLVKAADILLEDLDALLAAIKRRAEEHKYTPTIGRSHGIHAEPVTFGLKMAEAYAEFARCKKRLIAAREEVATCAISGAVGTFANVDPAVEQYVADKMGLEVEPVSTQVIPRDRHAMFFAVLGVIASSIERLAIEVRHLQRTEVLEAEEYFSPGQKGSSAMPHKRNPVLTENLTGLARVVRSSVTPAMENVALWHERDISHSSVERFIGPDATITLDFALARLTGVIDKLLVYPERMQKNLDRMGGLVHSQRVLLALTQAGLTRDQSYRLVQRNAMKVWESDGQLSLLELLKADEEVTAALPVEVIEEKFNLDYHFKQVDTIFARVFGN, encoded by the coding sequence ATGGTACCCCGCTACGCCCGCCCCACGATGACCGCGATCTGGGAGCCCGAAGCCCGTTACCGCATCTGGTTCGAGATCGAGGCCCACGCCGCCGTGAAGATGGGCGAGATGGGCACCGTGCCCGCCAGCGCCGGCCAGGCGCTCTGGGACTGGTGGGGCACCAACCCCCGGATCGACGTCGCCGCGATCGATGCCATCGAAGCCGTGACCAAGCACGACGTCATCGCCTTCCTCGACTGGGTGGCCCAGCAGGTCGGCCCCGAAGCGCGCTTCATGCACCAGGGCATGACCAGCTCCGACGTGCTCGACACCACGCTCAACGTCCAGCTGGTCAAGGCCGCCGACATCCTGCTGGAAGACCTTGATGCCCTGCTCGCCGCAATCAAGCGCCGCGCCGAGGAGCACAAGTACACCCCCACCATCGGCCGCAGCCACGGCATCCATGCCGAGCCGGTGACTTTCGGCCTCAAGATGGCCGAAGCCTATGCCGAATTTGCGCGCTGCAAGAAGCGCCTGATCGCCGCCCGCGAGGAAGTCGCCACCTGTGCGATCTCGGGCGCGGTGGGCACCTTCGCCAACGTCGACCCGGCGGTGGAACAGTACGTCGCCGACAAGATGGGCCTCGAAGTGGAGCCGGTCTCCACGCAGGTCATCCCGCGCGACCGCCACGCCATGTTCTTCGCGGTACTGGGCGTGATCGCCAGCTCGATCGAACGCCTCGCCATCGAAGTGCGCCACCTGCAGCGCACCGAAGTGCTGGAAGCGGAAGAATACTTCTCGCCGGGCCAGAAGGGCTCCTCGGCGATGCCGCACAAGCGCAACCCGGTGCTCACCGAAAACCTCACCGGCCTCGCCCGCGTCGTCCGCTCGTCGGTGACCCCGGCGATGGAAAACGTCGCGCTCTGGCACGAGCGTGACATCTCGCACTCCTCGGTCGAGCGCTTCATCGGCCCGGACGCGACGATCACCCTCGACTTCGCGCTGGCCCGCCTCACCGGCGTGATCGACAAGCTGCTCGTCTATCCCGAGCGCATGCAGAAGAACCTCGACCGCATGGGCGGCCTCGTCCACTCGCAGCGCGTGCTGCTGGCGCTGACCCAGGCCGGCCTGACGCGCGACCAGTCGTACCGCCTGGTGCAGCGCAACGCGATGAAGGTCTGGGAATCGGACGGCCAGCTCTCGCTGCTCGAACTGCTCAAGGCCGACGAGGAAGTCACGGCCGCCCTGCCGGTCGAAGTGATCGAGGAGAAGTTCAACCTCGATTACCACTTCAAGCAGGTCGACACGATCTTCGCGCGCGTTTTCGGGAACTAA
- a CDS encoding LapA family protein produces the protein MNIIRTVLWIALTAILVAFIAMNWAKVPVNFWPLDDGNYVHFEWPVGFVALLFFGLGMLPVWLYLRAVRWRLGRRIATLENSLRASSMPSMTAPASVPEAAHTLDPSLDPTPEV, from the coding sequence ATGAATATCATCCGCACCGTGCTGTGGATTGCCCTGACCGCGATCCTTGTCGCCTTCATCGCCATGAACTGGGCCAAGGTACCGGTCAATTTCTGGCCGCTCGACGACGGCAACTACGTTCACTTCGAATGGCCGGTCGGTTTTGTCGCCCTGTTGTTCTTCGGCCTCGGCATGCTGCCGGTGTGGCTCTACCTGCGTGCGGTGCGCTGGCGGCTGGGCCGCCGCATCGCCACGCTGGAGAACTCGCTGCGCGCCAGTTCGATGCCCTCGATGACGGCGCCTGCCAGCGTGCCCGAAGCCGCCCACACCCTAGATCCCTCCCTCGACCCTACGCCGGAAGTCTGA
- the pyrF gene encoding orotidine-5'-phosphate decarboxylase, which translates to MNHNPVYLALDLPRLDAAEALARKVAGHIGGIKLGLEFFCAHGHHGVHELHKLGLPIFLDLKLHDIPNTVAGAMQAIHVLQPSIVTIHAAGGRAMMEDAKAAAGENCKVVAVTVLTSLDGDDLASIGVNDQPHAQALRLAELAHSSGLDGIVCSGHEVGAVHKQWKDGYFVVPGLRPHNAGNGDQKRIVTPRQARDDGASVLVIGRPISRAEDPLAAARAIEATL; encoded by the coding sequence ATGAACCACAATCCCGTCTACCTCGCGCTCGACCTGCCCCGCCTCGACGCTGCCGAAGCGCTGGCCCGCAAGGTCGCCGGGCACATCGGCGGGATCAAGCTGGGGCTCGAATTCTTCTGCGCCCATGGCCACCACGGCGTGCACGAACTGCACAAGCTGGGCCTGCCGATCTTCCTCGACCTCAAGCTGCACGACATTCCCAACACGGTGGCCGGCGCGATGCAGGCGATCCACGTGCTGCAGCCCTCGATCGTCACCATCCACGCCGCCGGTGGCCGCGCGATGATGGAAGACGCCAAGGCCGCCGCGGGCGAGAACTGCAAGGTCGTGGCCGTCACCGTGCTGACCAGCCTCGACGGTGACGACCTCGCCTCGATCGGCGTCAACGACCAGCCCCACGCGCAGGCCCTGCGCCTTGCCGAACTGGCGCACTCGTCCGGTCTCGACGGCATCGTCTGCTCCGGCCACGAAGTCGGCGCGGTGCACAAGCAGTGGAAGGACGGCTACTTTGTCGTCCCCGGACTGCGCCCGCACAATGCCGGCAACGGCGACCAGAAGCGCATCGTCACCCCGCGCCAGGCCCGCGACGACGGCGCCAGCGTGCTGGTGATCGGCCGCCCGATCAGCCGCGCCGAAGACCCGCTGGCCGCCGCCCGCGCCATCGAGGCCACGCTCTGA
- a CDS encoding SIMPL domain-containing protein: MNSPRLLAATAFAALALASAPAAMAQQSVPAIEAGHTLLTVNAEGATTRTPDMASYSAGVTSQGTTASEAMGANSQAMARVIAALKKAGVADKDIQTTNLSLNPVYAEPRRQPDGSFSGEPRAIVGYQATNTVTVRQRKLADTGKVIDALVTAGANQVNGPDFTLSQPEAAQDEARTDAIRTARARADLYARAAGLRVVRIVSISESGGYAPMPVMYARKAEMASLASAPPVAAGELQMSVNVTVQFELGQ; this comes from the coding sequence ATGAATTCCCCCCGACTGCTTGCCGCGACCGCCTTTGCCGCCCTGGCGCTGGCCAGCGCCCCTGCCGCCATGGCGCAGCAGAGCGTTCCCGCAATCGAAGCCGGCCACACCCTGCTCACCGTCAATGCCGAAGGCGCGACCACCCGCACCCCGGACATGGCGAGCTATTCGGCCGGCGTCACCTCGCAGGGCACGACCGCCAGCGAGGCGATGGGCGCCAATTCGCAGGCCATGGCCCGCGTGATCGCCGCGCTGAAGAAGGCCGGCGTGGCGGACAAGGACATCCAGACCACCAACCTCAGCCTCAATCCGGTCTATGCCGAACCCAGGCGCCAGCCCGACGGCAGCTTCTCGGGCGAGCCACGCGCAATCGTCGGCTACCAGGCGACCAACACCGTCACCGTGCGTCAACGTAAATTGGCAGACACCGGCAAGGTGATCGACGCGCTGGTGACGGCGGGTGCCAATCAGGTGAACGGCCCGGACTTCACGCTGTCGCAGCCCGAAGCCGCGCAGGACGAAGCCCGCACCGACGCGATCCGGACCGCGCGCGCCCGCGCAGACCTCTATGCCCGCGCCGCCGGGCTACGGGTCGTGCGGATCGTCTCGATCAGCGAGAGCGGCGGCTATGCGCCGATGCCGGTGATGTACGCCCGCAAGGCGGAAATGGCCTCGCTCGCCTCCGCGCCGCCGGTTGCCGCCGGTGAACTGCAGATGTCGGTGAACGTCACCGTCCAGTTCGAACTCGGGCAGTAA
- a CDS encoding DUF4019 domain-containing protein, with the protein MKESFADAQMEVARFHRALDAGRSQEIWKAADPDFRKATQPAQFGMLIDAVHRKLGKVRSSKQVGWNTNATTGGTFVSLTMQTTFEHGSGVEQFVYRKGDGGHMALVGYNIQSQDMMMN; encoded by the coding sequence ATGAAGGAGTCGTTCGCGGACGCGCAGATGGAGGTGGCCAGGTTCCACCGCGCGCTTGACGCCGGACGGTCTCAGGAAATCTGGAAGGCCGCCGATCCCGACTTCCGCAAGGCGACCCAGCCGGCGCAGTTCGGCATGCTGATCGATGCGGTGCACCGCAAGCTGGGCAAAGTCCGTTCAAGCAAGCAGGTCGGCTGGAACACCAATGCCACCACCGGCGGCACGTTCGTGAGCCTCACCATGCAGACGACGTTCGAGCACGGCAGCGGGGTCGAGCAGTTTGTCTATCGCAAGGGGGACGGCGGGCACATGGCGCTGGTCGGCTACAACATCCAGTCGCAGGACATGATGATGAACTGA
- a CDS encoding phosphoribosylanthranilate isomerase, which yields MPTAAIKICGISTSEALEAAIRARADHAGFVFFAKSPRNVTPAQAAQLAERAEGRIGRVGLFVDADDAAIAQAVASARLDAFQLHGSETPQRAAELRARYGVAVWKALSVATAEDAAKAAAYAGAVDLVLFDAKTPKGTLPGGMGLSFDWKLVAGWKGPVPWGLAGGLTPDNVAEAVRLTGTPLVDTSSGVESAPGIKDLDRIDAFVRAVRSA from the coding sequence ATGCCAACAGCGGCAATCAAGATCTGCGGGATCAGCACCAGCGAGGCGCTCGAGGCAGCGATCCGCGCGCGCGCCGATCATGCCGGCTTCGTGTTTTTCGCGAAGAGCCCCCGCAACGTCACGCCCGCGCAGGCCGCACAGCTGGCGGAGCGTGCGGAAGGGCGAATCGGCCGCGTCGGCCTGTTTGTCGATGCCGATGACGCCGCGATCGCGCAGGCCGTGGCCAGCGCCCGTCTCGACGCCTTCCAGCTGCACGGCAGCGAAACCCCGCAGCGAGCCGCCGAATTGCGCGCGCGCTACGGCGTGGCGGTGTGGAAGGCGCTCTCCGTCGCCACGGCGGAAGATGCCGCCAAGGCCGCTGCCTATGCCGGTGCAGTCGATCTGGTGCTGTTCGATGCCAAGACGCCCAAGGGCACGCTGCCCGGCGGGATGGGCCTCAGCTTCGACTGGAAGCTGGTCGCGGGCTGGAAAGGCCCGGTGCCATGGGGCCTTGCGGGCGGGCTGACGCCCGATAATGTCGCCGAGGCCGTGCGCCTCACCGGAACGCCGTTGGTGGACACCTCTTCGGGGGTCGAGAGCGCGCCGGGCATCAAGGACCTCGACCGCATCGACGCTTTTGTGCGCGCCGTTCGCAGCGCCTGA
- a CDS encoding outer membrane protein, producing the protein MRIALVSLAAVAAAAVATPALANEARVEARTGIIWDGSDSEAVAGVAVGYDYDLGSKFFVGVEGSADKVLTSDTRVSWGAGGRVGYKITPTTKLYANSTWQSKFAKYGNSAVAVGGGVEQALDNRFYAKAEYKHLLVGDNTPDADVGLVGVGVKF; encoded by the coding sequence ATGCGTATCGCACTCGTTTCGCTGGCTGCCGTTGCAGCCGCAGCCGTCGCCACCCCCGCTCTGGCCAATGAAGCGCGCGTCGAAGCCCGCACCGGCATCATCTGGGACGGCAGCGACAGCGAAGCAGTCGCAGGCGTCGCAGTCGGCTACGACTACGACCTGGGCAGCAAGTTCTTCGTGGGCGTTGAAGGTTCGGCCGACAAGGTGCTGACCAGCGACACCCGCGTTTCGTGGGGCGCCGGTGGCCGCGTCGGCTACAAGATCACCCCGACCACCAAGCTCTATGCCAACTCGACCTGGCAGTCGAAGTTCGCCAAGTACGGCAACAGCGCCGTTGCTGTCGGCGGCGGCGTCGAGCAGGCTCTCGACAACCGCTTCTACGCCAAGGCTGAATACAAGCACCTGCTCGTGGGCGACAACACCCCCGATGCAGACGTCGGCCTCGTCGGCGTTGGCGTGAAGTTCTGA
- the trpB gene encoding tryptophan synthase subunit beta has product MTTHAPVNSFRALPDETGHFGQFGGRYVAETLMPLILDLEKEYRKAQQDPAFWAQFDALMKDFVGRPSPLYFAPRMTDYFRAKAPVGPNGEKRGPKIYFKREELNHTGAHKINNCIGQILLAIRMGKTKIIAETGAGQHGVATATVAARFGLPCKIFMGAKDIERQKPNVFRMKLLGAEVVSCESGSQSLKDSMNDALRHWVANVHDTFYIIGTAAGPHPYPELVRDFQSIIGKETREQMLEKEGRLPDMLVAPVGGGSNAIGLFHPFLDDPEVAMTGIEAGGHGVDTDKHAASLTGGKPGILHGNKTYLLQDEDGQITEAHSISAGLDYPGLGPEHSWLHESGRVKYVPINDDQALEAFQLCCELEGIIPALESAHALAALPQLTAQMDEDKLLVVNLSGRGDKDIFTVAEALGVEL; this is encoded by the coding sequence ATGACCACGCACGCGCCTGTGAACAGCTTCCGCGCCCTGCCCGACGAGACCGGCCACTTCGGCCAGTTCGGCGGTCGCTACGTCGCCGAAACGCTGATGCCGCTGATTCTCGATCTCGAGAAGGAATACCGGAAAGCACAGCAGGACCCCGCGTTCTGGGCTCAATTCGATGCGCTGATGAAGGATTTCGTCGGCCGCCCGAGCCCGCTCTACTTCGCCCCGCGCATGACCGACTATTTCCGCGCCAAGGCCCCCGTCGGCCCCAATGGCGAAAAGCGCGGCCCGAAGATCTACTTCAAGCGCGAAGAGCTGAACCACACCGGCGCGCACAAGATCAACAACTGCATCGGCCAGATCCTGCTCGCCATCCGCATGGGCAAGACCAAGATCATCGCCGAGACCGGCGCGGGCCAGCACGGCGTCGCCACCGCCACCGTCGCCGCGCGATTCGGCCTGCCCTGCAAGATCTTCATGGGCGCCAAGGACATCGAGCGCCAGAAGCCCAACGTGTTCCGCATGAAGCTGCTGGGCGCCGAAGTCGTCTCCTGCGAAAGCGGTTCGCAGTCGCTGAAGGACTCGATGAACGACGCGCTGCGCCACTGGGTCGCCAACGTCCACGACACCTTCTACATCATCGGCACCGCCGCCGGCCCGCACCCCTATCCGGAGCTGGTGCGCGATTTCCAGTCGATCATCGGCAAGGAAACCCGCGAACAGATGCTGGAGAAGGAAGGCCGCCTGCCTGACATGCTGGTGGCCCCGGTGGGCGGCGGATCGAACGCGATCGGCCTGTTCCACCCCTTCCTCGACGATCCCGAAGTGGCGATGACCGGCATCGAGGCGGGCGGCCACGGCGTCGACACCGACAAGCACGCCGCCTCGCTGACCGGCGGCAAGCCCGGCATCCTCCACGGCAACAAGACCTACCTGCTGCAGGACGAGGACGGCCAGATCACCGAGGCGCACTCGATCTCGGCCGGTCTCGACTATCCGGGGCTCGGGCCGGAACACTCGTGGCTGCACGAGAGCGGCCGGGTGAAATACGTGCCGATCAACGACGATCAGGCGCTGGAGGCGTTCCAGCTCTGCTGCGAACTGGAAGGCATCATCCCGGCCCTCGAAAGCGCCCACGCCCTTGCCGCGCTGCCGCAGCTGACGGCTCAGATGGACGAAGACAAGCTGCTCGTCGTCAACCTCTCCGGCCGCGGCGACAAGGACATCTTCACCGTCGCCGAAGCGCTGGGCGTGGAGCTTTAA
- the trpA gene encoding tryptophan synthase subunit alpha, which produces MTRFETAFAKGPALVCFITGGDGDTAANLDALVEGGADVIELGMPFTDPMADGPAIQEANIRSLDAGTRTADVFRMASEFRARHPQVPLVLMGYANPMIARGGEWFADECARAGVDGVICVDIPPEEDAELGPALRGKNVSLIRLATPTTDAARLPAVLNGSSGFLYYVSVAGVTGMQQAAQGSIKDAVARLKAASTIPVAVGFGVRTPEQASQIAKVADGVVVGSALVDLVKQHGTEAPAHLRALTAALAEAVHAER; this is translated from the coding sequence ATGACCCGCTTCGAAACCGCATTCGCCAAAGGCCCCGCGCTCGTCTGCTTCATCACCGGGGGTGACGGCGACACTGCCGCCAATCTCGACGCGCTGGTCGAAGGCGGCGCCGACGTGATCGAACTCGGCATGCCGTTCACCGATCCGATGGCCGACGGCCCGGCAATCCAGGAAGCGAACATCCGCAGCCTCGACGCGGGCACCAGGACCGCCGACGTGTTCCGCATGGCGAGCGAATTCCGCGCCCGCCATCCACAGGTTCCGCTGGTGCTGATGGGCTATGCCAACCCGATGATCGCCCGCGGCGGCGAGTGGTTCGCGGACGAATGCGCCAGGGCCGGAGTGGATGGCGTGATCTGCGTCGACATCCCGCCCGAGGAAGATGCCGAGCTCGGTCCCGCCCTGCGCGGCAAGAACGTCTCGCTGATCCGCCTTGCCACCCCCACCACCGATGCCGCGCGCCTTCCGGCCGTTCTCAATGGCTCCTCGGGGTTCCTCTACTATGTCTCTGTCGCCGGTGTTACCGGCATGCAGCAGGCCGCACAGGGCTCGATCAAGGACGCCGTGGCCAGGCTCAAGGCCGCCAGCACGATCCCCGTCGCGGTCGGTTTCGGCGTGCGCACGCCCGAACAGGCGAGCCAGATCGCCAAAGTGGCGGACGGCGTGGTCGTCGGCTCGGCACTGGTCGATCTGGTCAAGCAGCACGGCACCGAAGCCCCCGCCCATCTGCGCGCGCTGACCGCGGCGCTGGCCGAAGCGGTCCACGCCGAGCGCTGA